A stretch of the Sulfolobus acidocaldarius SUSAZ genome encodes the following:
- a CDS encoding 4Fe-4S ferredoxin → MRIEERLYTLRYKRDEKPHLAIIEPNKCQKCAEINGVPEPCIVVCPANVYSWVDNNRIVVSYENCVECGACRIACPFDNISWKYPRYGLGVAFRYG, encoded by the coding sequence ATGAGAATTGAGGAAAGGCTATATACTTTAAGATATAAGAGAGACGAAAAACCACACTTAGCAATAATTGAGCCCAATAAGTGTCAAAAATGTGCTGAGATTAATGGAGTACCTGAACCATGTATTGTTGTTTGCCCAGCCAATGTATACTCATGGGTAGACAACAATAGAATAGTAGTATCCTATGAGAACTGTGTTGAGTGCGGAGCCTGTAGAATAGCATGTCCATTCGATAATATTTCCTGGAAATATCCCAGATATGGTCTTGGAGTAGCATTTAGATATGGGTAA